Below is a genomic region from Salmo salar chromosome ssa11, Ssal_v3.1, whole genome shotgun sequence.
GAAGCAAAGAGACATGCGGCGAGACAGTAAACACTTGCCGCGTGTCAACTTGTAGCGCAGGGAATCCGTGAGGTTGGTTGAGAATACGACACCGCTGTGTCATTCACGGCTTGGTAAAACTTTGATCTACGGATTTAAAATAACCTAATCGTGCGATTACGCTCGCTTGTACTGACCGTAATGATACAACCGAATGCAAATTAAATCTATATATTTCTTATATTCCAAGGCAGAACGTAACTGCACCTTTTAACCTTACTGAGAGTGGTGTAAGCAAATCACATTAGGCCTACCACAGTAGCCTTTTCAAGTAAGATGTTTATAATTGTTATATGAAGTTGATTTAGACTTTATATGGTAATACAACTGATAAATCCATGTCTGAGTTCAATAAATTATACGTCAATAAAATACCATATAATTTTCCTGAGTAGGCCTAAGGCCCCCCAAATATAGCTGTATTTGGTCTGTTACAGTCCAAAAGTTATTTTGAATAACACTGCATATTGGTGTTATTTAGCTTGTGCAGGGAGGACACTGTGCAAAGATCTGTGGTGCTGAAAATCCTGCTACTAGCGAGAACGCCATACCATCACCACCACGACTTTCTTTTACTCTCCATCATGCTAGTATTATTTCCTGCACCGCACCAGTTTTATATTGTTACTGTATTCCTTCTATTCAATGTACCCCCACCAGCGCTTATAGGCTAACTGACTACCAGAACACATGAGTCTCTGATATCCTTTGACCTTTCTGTTGCCACTCTGAGGATACACACTCAACCCCTTGAGCTCTATTAATCATGGAACAACGTAGAGGACAGACACGGTTTACACTGTGAATACACAACACCTGCCTGTGTGCTGTGAGCATACTAATACATGTAGAGAAGAGGCTAGCATAGACCTTATTTACTAGtagtatacatttacatttaagtcatttagcagacgctcttatccagagcgacttacaaattggtgcattcaccttataatatccagtggaacaaccactttacaatagtgcatctaaatcttttaagggggggttagaaggattactttatcctatcccaggtattcctgaaGGTGGATGTTCCACAGCTCTCAGGTTCAGGGGAAAAGTCACATCAAGTAAATAGAAGTTGCATCTCAGTTCAAGGAAGTCATTACACAAACCTCCACACTAGGAGAAATCCCACCGCAGTTCCTTATGCTTGGACTGTACAGGACACTTTCTTCAACCCAAAATATGGCTACTACTGGACTAGACAGCAAGTTCCAATGGAGAATCTTCGTCAAGAGTGCATTTTAGACCAGGAATGATCTTAATCTGGGTCTGAGAAACCAACCTAAGTATTTCCTCACCAAAGAAAGTGAACAGGTAACAGGGCTGACTGACAGTGCAGGTAACAGGGCTGACTGACCTGGCTGGTATCTTCTGGTTGCAGGGACCATGGggtcggtggtggtggtggtgtcggcCTGTGGCCTCGTCGCCTGGCAGGGCCTCAGGGCTGGCTGCGTAGATAGTGCATCCCATTAACCCCTGCGCTGTCAGCCACCGCACCCTTGTCGTCGCAGAGCAAGAGGAGCCTCCGCTGCGTACTACCGTGCCGTACCGCGTCCCCACGTCGTCCCTGCCAGTGAGTCTCTACCCTGCTCCCAGGCGCCTGCTGTAAAAGCCATTGCCTCAGCacatctccaccctctctcctctagctAACCCCACTCACCCACCTCCCCCCGGACCTTacactctccctcccccactgGGAACACAGGGGATAATCAGATTTcacatttacactgaacaaaatcatCCTTGCATAATCTCTTCCCCGCTGTGGCAGCAGAACCATCACGTTGTTGTATGCGGAGCACCCTGGATGGGGAGAAGGGACTTGGGGTGTATTTAGGACAATATCCTAACTGTTGGCTGGGCTGGTTCAGCAGCCATTAAGACAAACTACACATTTGAAAGGTTTTCCAAAAGGTGCATTGAAGTATGGATGAAGTGGTGATCGATGATGAAAATGTTCTCAAATGTTATGTTCTTTGTACTAAGCCTCAAATTTCACTTTGAGGTAAGTTTATGTAAATTGCCTGTTTAGGTCAATGGAGGCTTATGTTACCGGTGTGTATTATGAAATTCTATATAGACAATTTGCATAATACCCCATTTCTCATAATTATTAGGGAAGACCACCCTCTAGTGGTTATTTGAGCTCATTGCTTTAATACCAGCAACATCCCAGGGGCCGGTGCTGGTCCTGGAACCAGAGGTTGAGAAACAGTGCCAAGTCAACACACTACTGTTGAACCACAGAATGATATCTTCGATCATATTAACAGAAATTTGTCAATTATTGACATTCAAGTTAATGAAGAAGCATTGACATGCATTTGATAAAATAATTTTGCAACATATGCAATAGCTATTATTTAGATTATCAGGGGTTGGAAGTGGACAATGACTGAATAAAGCAAGCCAGTCAGACAGGACATATGATTGTCTCATAAAAAGATTTATTTTTCGCCCAAATGTACAAAGGCAAGTTACAGTATTGTATAAAAAAAGAACCGTGGTGGTAATGCACACTTTACATAAACTCCTGAAGGGGAGGatgaaggagaagagggagggaaggggtgaGACCACAGGAAACAGGGCTCAACCATAGAAATGAAAACCATTGTAAACATCCTTGCAAGTACCAGTGAGTGATACTTTGAGGGTTCTGAGTGACACGAGAGGGCCCGTGAGGAAGGTGAGGAGGGAGACAAGACATGATCTGGTAATTTAAGATGTCGGAAAGAGTGTCTTTGTTCCCAAGGGATAAAGGATGTTTTTATAAGCACCAATTGAGACAACTGAAGCAACTGCCGTTCTGGAGAACAAAAAAACTACTCAGTCAAAGAGTAGCTAACAAAGAAAGGATGTCCTCCAAAAATAACAAGACAAAATCAAGAGCTTTTTCCTTTAAGTTGCTGGATAGCAAGTGCTTGCTTGTGTGGCTTTATCATACCCCTAAGGAAATACGATTCTTATTCAACCTACTACCAAGTCTAAATCTCTGTCCTTTGGAGCAATGCACTAGTCTCTTCCTCCAGTATAGTGGAAAGCCATTCTTACGCCACCTGCTTGGGACATGTAGAAATGACAATCCACTGATGTGTCATACAACGTCACAGCGGTCTATATTTCTATTAGATATTAGTTGTACAGGACATCTCAACACACTGTCACATTCAGATATACAGGTCGCAACACCATTCCATTTATTAACCATGACACTTGTGGACAAGAAACTAGCAACACAATGAGACGAATATGTTAACTGTCCTAGTCCTATAGGACAAGAAACTAGCAACACAATGAGACTAATATGTTAACTGTCCTAGTCCTATAGGACAAGAAACTAGCAACACAATGAGACTAATATGTTAACTGTCCTAGTCCTATAGGACAAGAAACTAGCAACACAATGAGACTAATATGTTAACTGTCCTAGTCCTATAGGACAAGAAACTAGCAACACAATGAGACTAATATGTTAACTGTCCTAGTCCTATAGGACAAGAAACTAGCAACACAATGAGACTAATATGTTAACTGTCCTAGTCCTATAGGACAAGAAACTAGCAACACAATGAGACTAATATGTTAACTGTCCTAGTCCTATAGGACAAGAAACTAGCAACACAATGAGACTAATATGTTAACTGTCCTAGTCCTATAGGACAAGAAACTAGCAACACAATGAGACTAATATGTTAACTGTCCTAGTCCTATAGGACAAGAAACTAGCAACACAATGAGACTAATATGTTAACTGTCCTAGTCCTATAGGACAAGAACCTAGCAACACAATGAGACTAATATGTTAACTGTCCTAGTCCTATAGGACAAGAACCTAGCAACACAATGAGACTAATATGTTAACTGTCCTAGTCCTATAGGACAAGAACCTAGCAACACAATGAGACTAATATGTTAACTGTCCTAGTCCTTTACAAGGTGTTACACCACCAAGCTAGCAGGTTCAAGTTAGTGAAATCCAGGTGTATATATGTACttcaatactgaacaaaaataaaaaagaagcTACCTGACAATCGTGATAATGTTCTGGCCAGCAGTATGTTGACTTCTGGAACATtccacattgtttcttatagggCAGACTGTCAACAAGCCTCGTTTGTATAGCGCAAGTACCCCTCCctgaaaatagaaaaaataaatatacatCTTTCACTTTTAATGACTGGTTTAGCTTCACTCTCAACGACTCCAGCTCACGCACCATATGAAGCCTTTTCTATACATTGTATAGCGACTACTTTGTGTGAATAGGAAAGGAGTCTTTTTGCAGCGCCTGCattagtggaagggaggacattgtgttgtgttttaGGTGCCGTATCCCACTACAGAGGCATCATTTCATGGCTCCTTGCTTAAATGGGCACAAAGGTTAAATTAAGCTTCTCAACTCAAGAGTTCATCCATGCTTCAATCCAGACAACATCCCTCGATCTTCTTCAAAAAGGGTTCTTGAATAAATAAACAGGTAAAGAACAAATCTAAGATCACTGTGACTGTTTTTAAATAACCTTTGATTAACACCCCCTcatctccaaaacccctactgccCCACTGGTCTGAGAGActacactcccccctcctctccaaaacccctactgccCCACTGGTCTGAGAGACTACACTCCCCCTcatctccaaaacccctactgccCCACTGGTCTGAGAGActacactcccccctcctctccaaaacccctactgccCCACTGGTCTGAGAGACTACACTCCCCCTcatctccaaaacccctactgccCCACTGGTCTGAGAGActacactcccccctcctctccaaaacccctactgccCCACTGGTCTGAGAGACTACACTCCCCCTcatctccaaaacccctactgccCCACTGGTCTGAGAGACTACACTCCCCCTcatctccaaaacccctactgccCCACTGGTCTGAGAGACTACACTCCCCCCTCATCTCCAAAACCCCAACTGCCCCACTGGTCTGAGAGACTACACTCCCCCCTcatctccaaaacccctactgccCCACTGGTCTGAGAGACTACACTCCCCCCTcatctccaaaacccctactgccCCACTGGTCTGAGAGACTACACTCCCCCCTCATCTCCAAAACCCCTACAGCCCTACTGGTCTGAGAGAGTGGCAGAGAGACGGGGTTGAATGAGGTgagtgacagagagaagggggttgAATGAGGTGAGTGGCAGAGAGAAGGGGGTTGAATGAGGTGAGTGGCAGAGAGAAGGGGGTTGAATGAGGTGAGTGGCAGAGAGAAGGGGTTGAATGAGGTGAGTGGCAGAGAGAAGGGGTTGAATGAGGTGAGTGGCAGAGAGAAGGGGTTGAATGAGGTGAGTGGCAGAGAGAAGGGGTTGAATGAGGTGAGTGGCAGAGAGAAGGGGTTGAATGAGGTGAGTGGCAGAGAGAAGGGGTTGAATGAGGTGAGTGGCAGAGAGAAGGGGTTGAATGAGGTGAGTGGCAGAGAGAAGGGGTTGAATGAGGTGAGTGGCAGAGAGAAGGGGTTGAATGAGGTGAGTGGCAGAGAGAAGGGGTTGAATGAGGTGAGTGGCAGAGAGAAGGGGTTGAATGAGGTGAGTGGCAGAGAGAAGGGGTTGAATGAGGTGAGTGGCAGAGAGAAGGGGTTGAATGAGGTGAGTGGCAGAGAGAAGGGGTTGAATGAGGTGAGTGGCAGAGAGAAGGGGTTGAATGAGGTGAGTGGCAGAGAGAAGGGGTTGAATGAGGTGAGTGGCAGAGAGAAGGGGTTGAATGAGGTGAGTGGCAGAGAGAAGGGGTTGAATGAGGTGAGTGGCAGAGAGAAGGGGTTGAATGAGGTGAGTGGCAGAGAGAAGGGGTTGAATGAGGTGAGTGGCAGAGAGAAGGGGTTGAATGAGGTGAGTGGCAGAGAGAAGGGGTTGAATGAGGTGAGTGGCAGAGAGAAGGGGTTGAATGAGGTGAGTGGCAGAGAGAAGGGGTTGAATGAGGTGAGTGGCAGAGAGAAGGGGTTGAATGAGGTGAGTGGCAGAGAGAAGGGGTTGAATGAGGTGAGTGGCAGAGAGAAGGGGTTGAATGAGGTGAGTGGCAGAGAGAAGGGGTTGAATGAGGTGAGTGGCAGAGAGAAGGGGTTGAATGAGGTGAGTGGCAGAGAGAAGGGGTTGAATGAGGTGAGTGGCAGAGAGAAGGGGTTGAATGAGGTGAGTGGCAGAGAGAAGGGGTTGAATGAGGTGAGTGGCAGAGAGAAGGGGTTGAATGAGGTGAGTGGCAGAGAGAAGGGGTTGAATGAGGTGAGTGGCAGAGAGAAGGGGTTGAATGAGGTGAGTGGCAGAGAGAAGGAGTTGAATGAGGTGAGTGGCAGAGAGAAGGAGTTGAATGAGGTGAGTGGCAGAGAGAAGGGGTTGAATGAGGTGAGTGGCAGAGAGAAGGGGTTGAATGAGGTGAGTGGCAGAGAGAAGGAGTTGAATGAGGTGAGTGGCAGAGAGAAGGAGTTGAATGAGGTGAGTGGCAGAGAGAAGGGGTTGAATGAGGTGAGTGGGAGTCAAGACAGGTGACGTCCCTCTACTGAGGGGAGCCCAGCTGTAATGTGACCATGTAACAGTCTCTGGCAGTTGTCACCTGAAGGGCCACCCAGTGATAAGAGTGCCAGACATTGGCCAGGCTTGGTTGAATCTACTAGGACTCCCCCATTGGCTCAGTGCTGCACTACTGTAACACAGGGGAAGGGTTGCTAAGCCAAGGGTATATAGGATTGAAGCGCTGCCCACACAAGTGGTGTTGCTGACGGGATGGGGTCGCTCTGAGCTAGATGTGCGTGGTTGGTTGTGTGTTGTCTAGCCGGGCATCGCTCCTCCCTGGTTCTGCCTTGACTTTACGTTGTGCatccttcctcatcctcctcctccgcaATCAGTTGTTTGATTCTTCCTCCATGGAAATTGACAGGATAACGAACTGGTCCATTTGCTGTGCCGATTGCAGGACCAGTAAGGTGAAAATGGCCGACCTCTTCAGTAGATGATCCCCAGTGTTCTGAGGTAACAAACAGCTCTACACTTCTGAACAGAAACCATGGTTACAACTGAACATCAGTCAGTGCAATATTGATCAGAGTGAGCCACGGTATTTGTGTGATTTGGTTGATTCAGTGTACGGAAAGGGTGAAGTGAGACTGGCGTATCAAAAACACATTAAAGGATGGATTGGGAAGTGGGGAGGAATCAAATTAACTGAAAGAAAAGTCACTCATGCCGTGAAATGAACAATGCAAATGTCaagaaaacacaaaacatgaaCTATATTGAGGTGAATGTGTTCCCTTCACACAATAATTATGTCTATCCCTGAAAAGTGAATCAAGAGGTGTTTAGCGAGCAAATGGCTGGTTGAGGGACGAGAAAACAAACCCTTCAACACCTATAGAAGTCCTCAAGCGTCCTCTCACCACACACAGTAAACCTACTAATGACAATTGTCAAGATATACTGGCACACTGCGTACAACAGGCCAACAACAGCAAGTTCAAACATTTCAACATGATTCACTTGTTTAGTTTTGTCAGTCTTTATTTTAGTTTGACCCCTCCCCCATCACCCCCCCCCAGCCACCCAGCCCCGTTCTGCACGGGACAAAAAAAACTATGCAGTCAGAACCCCTTTTCAGCTTTTCAGGCAGTCAGTTGGTCTATTTTTGCATGTCTTCGTTCATCAACAGTGCAAAGACCAATAGATATCAGCGGAGGTGTGCACATGGGCAGACAGTGATGGCTTTGAACCTTGGCTGAGGTCAGTCCTAGTCCACGGTGGGGCAGGAGGGAAACCTTGGCTGAGGTCAGTCCTAGTCCACGGTGGGGCAGGAGGGAAACCTTGGCTGAGTTCAGTCCTAGTCCACGGTGGGGCAGGAGGGAAACCTTGGCTGAGTTCAGTCCTAGTCCACGGTGGGGCAGGAGGGAAACCTTGGCTGAGTTCAGTCCTAGTCCACGGTGGGGCAGGAGGGAAACCTTGGCTGAGTTCAGTCCTAGTCCACGGTGGGGCAGGAGGGAAACCTTGGCTGAGTTCAGTCCTAGTCCACGGTGGGGCAGGAGGGAAACCTTGGCTGAGTTCAGTCCTAGTCCACGGTGGGGCAGGAGGGAAATGAGGGAAAAAGATGCTGctaggagaagaaaaaaaaagaatctgCCGGACATTCAGGCAGAGAAATAAAAATAtagaaacaccattcaactgatgTCTAAAATGGACTCGGGGCCCAGGGCTTCCTCATGTGAGCCAGTCACATGAATCTTTGCAGGGTGGCGAGGTGTCGGTCATGTCTCCCTGTGGAAATGACACAAAAGACAGAAAATGGTTGGTTAAATTCACGTTCAAAACCATGTTCAAGACACGTAGATTACCCAATGTAATGACACGTAGATTACCCAATGTAATGACACGTAGATTACCCAATGTAATGACACGTAGATTACCCAATGTAATGACACGTAGATTACCCAATGTAATGACACGTAGATTACCCAATGTAATGACACGTAGATTACCCAATGTAATGACACGTAGATTACCCAATGTAATGACACGTAGATTACCCAATGTAATGACACGTAGATTACCCAATGTAATGACACGTAGATTACCCAATGTAATGACTAGTACCACtactattgtaaataacaatattACCTCAAAATGTAAAAATCACTAAAACATTTATATGCAGCCATTTTGACCACTGTGACATCTATGTGAGTGACGTTTTACACTTGAATACCAAGCTGAGGAAGCAAATCCAACAAAGACTCTAGATAAGGTATTCCACAACCAGAAACAAGGCAGAGTTCTGCCACTAGAGGTCAGGGCAGCCTGTGATAACACTGTCTCTATTATCACAGTATCACTACTGTGATTCACTGAGCTCTGCTTCTGTCCTACCTGCTTAGGACGAACAACTGAACTGAAGGCATAAGAGCTGTTGCTGCTGCATACTGAGGCTGCTAGCTAGCACAGTCGGGCCTTTGTTGAAGTCTTCTCCCAGAGAGCTGTGTATCAGACTGttatacaggacagtagtactaaGTATTTTCCCAGAGAGCTGTGTATCAGACtgttgtacaggacagtagtactaaGTATTTTCCCAGAGAGCTGTGTATGagactgttatacagtacagtagtactaAGTATTTTCCCAGAGAGCTGTGTATcagactgttatacagtacagtagtactaAGTATTTTCCCAGAGAGCTGTGTATCAGactgtagtacaggacagtagtactaaGTCAGTGCGATTGTAAAGGAAAGCATCATTTCTCATATGTAATGAGGCATAGAAGCTACAGGTTGTCAAAGTACTACATGTCTACATCTTTTCCCACCATGCTCTCTGTCCATACGGCCACATCTGACCCCAGTGTCCGTCTGACCCCAGTGTCTATTTGTCTGGCTAATGAGACCGTGATACTCCCATTGGTGTGatctacttgttgtgtgtatgtactgacgtaCATGTgcaactgatagatgcacacacacaaacacacactatatgTTCATGTTTTAAaagtatgtaaattgtaaagtattttgtgtgTAATGTCTTTTTCATTATATATGTCAGTTCCCAGTAggactagctgtctccattggCGTCGGCAAAGACACCATGATTCAGTTTGGTTAGTGTGTACACAGTACCAAGTATTTGGTGTGATACCGTCCATTTGGTTATTGAACTGCGCTCTATGTCTGCTAATGTATTTTTCTCTTTAAGACCCATCTTATTCTGTTTGTGTGCCCGTCTGTCTGACGAGGGGCCTTACCGTTTTCATCTCCGCGccggggggtagagggagggggctGCGGCTTGCTGACTGGCAACAATAGCTGATGACGAGAGACCTGTGCGAGGCGGAAAATGTATGTACATCAGTTGGGGTGGGTACATCAGTTGGGCTGGGTACATCAGTTGGGCTGGGTACATCAGTTGGGCTGGGTACATCAGTTGTTTATCAGTAAGAGTTTCCGAGAGCCTCGTCAGTCATAATAGTGAGTGGTGATTggctgcgactgacctgtagtgtAGGACAGATCATACTGGCCCGAGAGCAGCGGGTATCCCAGGTGGTGATGGGAGGGCATGATGCGCTGGGAGGGCGAGGAGCGTGGCCGCTCCATGtccctctctcgttccctctccccgccgctcctctctcccctgtccctctcaTGGGACGGCTTGTCGCCCACCGTGGGAGACTTGCTCTTGTACTGGCTGGCGTGCTGCTGCAGGATGTCCAGGGCCTTGGAGTCCACCGAAGCTGCCTTGCCACTCACCGTGGGGCTGGCGCGCGACTTGTcacctcccctcacctcctcctcaccACCGGCCATCTTGCCGCCGTAAGGGGAGAACGGGTAGCCCGCGGGCAGGTAGGGGGAACCTAACATGGGGGACAGGTCATTGTGTTATTTCATTCATGGCTTAATATCAAATCATTTGTATAGAGATTTTTTTGGGCAAATGCGCTTTCACCCAAGTGGTTCCTTTCTATACCAATAGTTGATCTGGTGTGGTTACCTGGGTAATTCTGCATCATGACTGTGGGCATGCCTCTGTACCCGGGGTGGCTGGGGTCATAGCCCTGCCCATAAGGGTAACCATGCATATAGGGCATGTAGCCCTGATGCTGCGCCAGGGCAGAGGAGAACTGCATGTGGGCATTGGCACGAGGGTCTTTGCCCATGGCCCGTTGGTCCTCAGCAGAAGACGTTCTGGGGTCTGTGCCCTCTTTCGGACCAGCGCCATCCTCCTCTTTGGGACCGACACTCTCCTTGGGCCTGTTGGGCCTGTCGTCCTTTCCTTTGCGGTcgcggtctctctctcgctctcggtctctctcgtcTTTCCACCGCGGTGGTGGTTGTTGCTGCTGCTCGTCCTCCATCTGGGTCTGCTTGGGGTAGATAGATGGTGTGAATGAGTTAACTCAGGGATACCTCTCTAAAACAACTACACAACTCTCTAGAAGGGTTACAAGTGATCTAAACATGATCTAAAATGAGCATCAATCACCACATTACACTGCAATCATTAACATAATAAAATATGTACAAATAATAGAATATAAAAACACACCTAAGTATGAATAATAgggtatgtttttttaatttttacctGTCTGTACCACATGGCTTGCTCTATCCCCGCTCTGGAGTCCAGGCTTGGCTTGGAGTCCTCCTTCCCATGGTGCCCCCCTTCACTCAGCTTAATCTTCAGCCCTTCGGCCTGCTGGGACTTAGATACCTCTCCTTTCAGGCCAGTGGCGGAGGCCTTGGAGGGCTCCGATGGAGAGTCTCTGGTCTTACCCTGGTTCTGTTGGGTCTTATTGGCCAGGCTGTCTGTCTTGCCAGGGGCCTTGGAGAGAGTAGGCGGCCCCAAGGCCTTCTGCTTCCACTCCTCCTTCATGGAGGCCTCGCGTTCCTTCATGGCCGCCGCGTCAGAGCTCTTCTTCTCCGCCACTGCCGCCCTGTGCTGCTCAGAGATCACCTGGCGCTGGCGCTCCTCGTACTGGTGCCGGTAGGCTGGGTTGGTGTTGAGCAGGTGGTTGTGGTAGGCCTGGTCCGGGTGGTAGGCGTACGGGGGAACGTAGGAGTACTGGTTGTAATAGAGAGGCTGCATGTACATGTTGGAGCGTTGTTGGatgactgactgctgctgctgatgatgttgttgttgttgttgactggAGGCGTTCATCTCGGGTTTGCGATCTTCGTGAGGCTCCACTTTGACCTTGTCTTCCACATTCTCCTGTTCGTCCTCACGCTTCACTTTCACCGCCGGACTTTCGGTGTGCGGCATGCCCGGGTTGGCGGCACCCGGGCTGGGGCAGGTGTAGTTGGGCGAGTAGTAGGCCTCATAGCCGGCATAGTACGGAGACTCCTTGTTGGGCGTCTGGCTGGGGAACAAGGCTTTCTTGGCTCCTTCTCTGATGCCTTGATCCTCCACCTTGACCTTCACCCCTTCCACAAGTCTGCCCTCGCCGTCCTCCCCTGCGTCCGAGATGTCCGAGTACGCCGGGCTGTTGGTCTTGACTGAGGAGTTGTCGGCTCCGCCACCATTCTGGGTGACCACGTGGAGGGGCGTGAGTGGCTGCGGCATTCCCGTGCCCTCAATCCGGCTGGCCACCCCTATGGACAGACTGGGGGCGTTGTCGGTGAAGCTGTAGATCTTATCCGCCTCTGCCTTGATGCTGGCAAGACGGCTCTGGTGGGGATCCGAGGAGCCGTTAAGTAGCCCGTCACCTTTTCCTGGCTCTGAGGACTCAGAGTAGGGGCTCTTGCCTTCTTCTGGTTTCCCCCCTTTCCCCGGAGGCTTGGGGCTGTCTGCCTCCTTCctgctgtctctcttcttcttctccttcttcttcttttctTTTGAGGCACCGGAAGCAGGGTTCAGCGCGGCAGGGTCTCCCATCGCGGCAGGGGGTTTGGTGGGCTGGGCGCCCTTCATCTGGGGGCTTTTGGGGATGCCCTGTATCATAGGGGGGATCCCTAGGGAGGCATTGGGGTTCCCCCCTGCAGGGAAAGAGGCGGCCTGTAAGGAGTAGAGCTGCTGGGAAGCTACGCTCCCTGGGGGTACAGGCCGGGACAATGACTTCATATTCTTCTGAGAAAGTTTGTCGGTCTTGGACTTTTTGTGGGAC
It encodes:
- the LOC106587856 gene encoding zinc finger protein 609 isoform X2, which gives rise to MSLSSGTAGGKGVDSNAVDTYDSGDEWDIGVGNLIIDLDADLEKDKLEMSGTKDGGGMTAPPSAVAALPDNIRFVSPVPGPQGKESKSKSKRSKNSKDNSSKVSAGDGAKKEGQTRTQGEPTNTGATAGATSNNSTTGKGMEKGGKVSRNSGKKDKEGTSGKSKKEKSEGVPVVVIAATEKEVVSQVALGVNRSAPFENTQSTDLVGDDQLGNIALESVGIVPALTIKTEPQELDNIECRTLKKVKNEKMESPVSTPAPPPLHLLAAVGDNIASPCEQIMVRTRSVASNTSDASLATEPDCLGPCEPGTSVNLEGIVWQETEDGMLVVNVTWRNKSYVGTLLDCTRHDWAPPRFCESPTSDLEMRNGRGRGKRMRPNSNTPVNENSNSSDNKGSGTSKTRAANNNKGRRGSQTSSERRTPPNSNTEDVKASPSSASKRKSKPASDMEPNSSSEDTKGNKRMRTNSNSGGGGAPPPVLPPIPSIKTEPQPPTLDRNCPSPVLIDCPHPGCNKKYKHINGLKYHQARAHNDDDDIKLDLDGDSEYGEDSTLHPEPGNCNGASSSHKGCLSPARSVTPKGRGLDCQSPSPSPGKFGSKHSKKKGGDADPEASGMPMEGCDDGPCLTDEASNDGMEKSKSHKKSKTDKLSQKNMKSLSRPVPPGSVASQQLYSLQAASFPAGGNPNASLGIPPMIQGIPKSPQMKGAQPTKPPAAMGDPAALNPASGASKEKKKKEKKKRDSRKEADSPKPPGKGGKPEEGKSPYSESSEPGKGDGLLNGSSDPHQSRLASIKAEADKIYSFTDNAPSLSIGVASRIEGTGMPQPLTPLHVVTQNGGGADNSSVKTNSPAYSDISDAGEDGEGRLVEGVKVKVEDQGIREGAKKALFPSQTPNKESPYYAGYEAYYSPNYTCPSPGAANPGMPHTESPAVKVKREDEQENVEDKVKVEPHEDRKPEMNASSQQQQQHHQQQQSVIQQRSNMYMQPLYYNQYSYVPPYAYHPDQAYHNHLLNTNPAYRHQYEERQRQVISEQHRAAVAEKKSSDAAAMKEREASMKEEWKQKALGPPTLSKAPGKTDSLANKTQQNQGKTRDSPSEPSKASATGLKGEVSKSQQAEGLKIKLSEGGHHGKEDSKPSLDSRAGIEQAMWYRQTQMEDEQQQQPPPRWKDERDRERERDRDRKGKDDRPNRPKESVGPKEEDGAGPKEGTDPRTSSAEDQRAMGKDPRANAHMQFSSALAQHQGYMPYMHGYPYGQGYDPSHPGYRGMPTVMMQNYPGSPYLPAGYPFSPYGGKMAGGEEEVRGGDKSRASPTVSGKAASVDSKALDILQQHASQYKSKSPTVGDKPSHERDRGERSGGERERERDMERPRSSPSQRIMPSHHHLGYPLLSGQYDLSYTTGLSSSAIVASQQAAAPSLYPPARR